Proteins co-encoded in one Waddlia chondrophila WSU 86-1044 genomic window:
- the cyoE gene encoding heme o synthase, producing the protein MINYYLLIKPGVILGNLITFAAGFVLASKGSFDLKLFLTTLIGLAMVIASACVFNNYINRDADRKMSRTKERALVTGAVSCSSALIYGTVLGFVGNSILYLYSNALTVLVADTGFFVYVCIYSFIKARTPLSTLIGSISGAIPPLVGYCAVSNRLDMAALLLFLILFFWQMPHFFAIGIWRWSDYSKANLPIMPVAKGIQRTKIHMIAYILLLIPVLFLLTALGYTGSLFFAVTGSLGILWLVLCLLGFYAKNDTRWGKQMFRVSLIMINAICFLIYFDQT; encoded by the coding sequence ATGATTAATTATTATTTACTCATCAAGCCTGGAGTTATCCTAGGCAATCTCATCACTTTTGCTGCGGGCTTTGTCCTCGCTTCTAAAGGGAGCTTTGATCTAAAGCTTTTTTTAACCACACTGATTGGCCTTGCAATGGTGATCGCCTCTGCCTGCGTTTTTAATAACTACATCAACCGTGATGCCGATCGAAAAATGAGCCGTACAAAAGAGCGCGCCCTGGTGACAGGAGCTGTCAGCTGCTCTTCCGCATTGATTTACGGAACCGTTTTAGGATTTGTCGGCAATAGTATTTTATATCTCTACTCCAATGCTTTAACAGTACTAGTTGCCGATACAGGGTTTTTCGTCTACGTGTGCATTTATAGCTTTATCAAAGCTCGAACACCTTTGAGCACTCTTATCGGAAGCATTTCCGGAGCCATTCCTCCTCTGGTTGGGTACTGCGCAGTCAGCAACCGCTTGGATATGGCCGCTCTTTTACTCTTTTTAATCTTATTTTTTTGGCAAATGCCTCACTTTTTTGCCATCGGTATTTGGCGATGGAGTGACTACTCCAAAGCGAATCTGCCAATTATGCCGGTTGCCAAAGGGATCCAACGCACAAAAATACATATGATTGCCTACATTCTTTTGTTAATCCCTGTTTTGTTTCTTCTAACAGCCCTGGGATATACAGGCAGTCTATTTTTTGCCGTCACCGGTTCTCTAGGAATTCTCTGGCTTGTTCTTTGCTTGTTGGGTTTTTATGCAAAAAATGATACGCGTTGGGGCAAGCAGATGTTCCGCGTTTCATTGATCATGATCAATGCGATCTGCTTCCTGATCTATTTTGACCAGACATGA
- a CDS encoding IS256-like element ISWch2 family transposase: protein MKDDVIFLDKFHATSEMKSFLEQTLREGARFLLQQAVENEVNEYLESMSSRTNSEGRKQFVRNGYLPEREVQTGIGPIAVKQPRVRDKNGFTKYSSAILPKYLRRTPSLEAVIPALYLRGISTNNFQEALEAIMGKDAKGLSAANITRLKQSWEQEYKDWNKRSLEGKHYAYIWVDGIYFNVRLEDDRICFLVILGALPNGKKELIAIHNGYRESKISWTEVLENLKRRGLCTPPELAIGDGALGFWSAIEEVFPKTKQQRCWVHKTANVLDKMPKSVQVNAKKAIHEIYLAPTKEDGLAAFETFLKTYRDKYPKACACLEKDKAQLFTFYNFPAIHWQHIRTTNPIESTFATIRHRTRQTKGCGSVTATLTMVFKLATSAEKKWRKLKGCEMIEKVIRGVIFKNGEEVMDKEKIA from the coding sequence ATGAAAGATGATGTCATTTTTTTGGATAAATTTCACGCAACAAGTGAAATGAAGAGTTTTCTGGAACAAACTTTGAGGGAGGGAGCTCGCTTTCTGCTTCAACAGGCTGTTGAAAATGAAGTCAATGAATACCTTGAATCGATGAGTAGCAGAACGAACTCCGAAGGAAGAAAACAATTTGTGCGCAACGGTTACCTGCCTGAAAGAGAAGTGCAAACAGGAATTGGGCCAATAGCTGTGAAACAACCTCGAGTACGCGATAAGAACGGCTTTACAAAGTACTCAAGCGCAATTCTTCCAAAATATTTGAGGAGAACGCCGTCTCTAGAGGCAGTGATTCCAGCTCTTTATCTCAGAGGAATATCTACGAATAATTTCCAGGAGGCTCTTGAAGCGATAATGGGCAAGGATGCGAAAGGATTATCCGCAGCTAACATCACTCGTTTAAAACAATCTTGGGAGCAGGAATACAAAGACTGGAACAAGCGCTCTCTTGAAGGAAAGCACTACGCTTACATCTGGGTAGATGGGATCTATTTCAATGTTCGTCTTGAAGATGACCGCATCTGTTTTCTTGTCATTCTCGGCGCTTTGCCCAATGGAAAAAAAGAGCTTATAGCGATCCACAATGGTTATAGAGAGAGCAAGATTTCCTGGACGGAGGTTTTAGAAAATTTAAAGCGGCGCGGGTTATGCACTCCACCTGAGCTTGCTATAGGAGACGGGGCGCTTGGATTTTGGTCTGCGATAGAAGAAGTATTCCCGAAGACAAAGCAGCAGCGGTGTTGGGTGCATAAGACGGCCAATGTGCTTGATAAGATGCCTAAAAGCGTGCAGGTAAATGCGAAAAAGGCCATCCATGAAATCTATCTGGCTCCAACCAAAGAAGATGGGTTGGCTGCATTTGAAACATTTTTAAAAACATATCGAGACAAATACCCCAAAGCCTGCGCTTGTCTTGAAAAAGATAAGGCGCAGCTGTTTACCTTCTACAACTTCCCTGCAATCCATTGGCAGCACATCAGGACAACCAATCCAATCGAGTCCACTTTTGCAACAATTAGGCATCGGACAAGGCAGACCAAGGGTTGTGGTTCAGTTACTGCCACATTGACCATGGTATTCAAACTAGCCACATCAGCTGAAAAGAAATGGAGAAAGCTTAAGGGCTGTGAAATGATTGAAAAAGTGATCAGGGGAGTGATTTTTAAAAATGGTGAAGAGGTAATGGATAAAGAAAAAATAGCTTAG